One segment of Agromyces albus DNA contains the following:
- a CDS encoding dipeptide ABC transporter ATP-binding protein, giving the protein MTSTAHPLANSIPLADRPALEVTGLTVATDDHELVSNLAFRIERGERVGLIGESGSGKSLTSLAVMGLLPDSLTATGRVTVGGDDRNVIGLGEAQAAKLRGANMAMVFQEPMTALNPLMRVGRQIAESMLIHGTQPNRSAAERRAVELMTDVGLPTPTETARAYPHQLSGGQRQRVVLAIALANDPELLVCDEPTTALDVTVQKQVLKLVLETVSRRSTGLLFITHDLAVVGETCERVLVMNKGVVVEEGPIDRVFTRPQHPYTRGLLAASDLDATDTTGRLFTVATAADYVPGRSVTRVAARPVAPVAPVALTTPTAPGDRPSEVGISPLPSSTLVRAEQLTKQYRRDRTSLRTPAPTVDALRGVSFEIEAGQRFGIVGESGSGKSTLLRILSGLDQPTSGTIDVVGRRLNGARHADLAELRKNLQIVFQDPMASLDPRMRIGEIIAEPLMNAANLQGGIAVSRKERAALVAEMVHAVGLPTDSVERFPHQFSGGQRQRISIARALVCRPRILVADEPVSALDVSVRAQVLNLLADLVDEYELTLVFVSHDLGVVRHLCDRVAVMQRGEIVEQGETRAIYKNPSHPYTRSLIEATPTIRHTQEQE; this is encoded by the coding sequence ATGACCTCCACCGCGCACCCCTTGGCGAACAGCATCCCCCTCGCCGACCGCCCGGCACTCGAGGTGACGGGCCTCACCGTCGCCACCGACGATCACGAGCTCGTCTCGAACCTCGCCTTCCGCATCGAGCGCGGCGAACGGGTCGGCCTCATCGGTGAATCGGGCTCGGGCAAGTCCCTCACCTCACTCGCCGTCATGGGCCTCCTGCCAGACTCGCTCACCGCGACCGGCCGGGTCACCGTCGGCGGCGACGACCGCAACGTCATCGGGCTCGGCGAGGCGCAGGCCGCGAAGCTCCGCGGCGCGAACATGGCGATGGTCTTCCAGGAGCCGATGACCGCGCTCAACCCGCTCATGCGCGTCGGCCGACAGATCGCCGAGTCGATGCTGATCCACGGCACGCAACCGAATCGGTCCGCCGCCGAGCGGCGAGCGGTCGAGCTGATGACGGATGTCGGTCTGCCGACGCCGACCGAGACGGCGCGCGCCTACCCGCACCAGCTCTCGGGCGGCCAGCGCCAGCGCGTCGTGCTCGCGATCGCGCTCGCCAACGACCCCGAGCTGCTCGTCTGCGACGAGCCGACGACGGCCCTCGACGTGACCGTGCAGAAGCAAGTGCTGAAGCTCGTGCTCGAGACGGTGTCCCGCAGGTCGACCGGGCTGCTCTTCATCACGCACGACCTCGCGGTCGTCGGCGAGACGTGCGAGCGAGTGCTCGTCATGAACAAGGGCGTCGTGGTCGAGGAGGGCCCGATCGACCGGGTGTTCACGAGACCGCAGCATCCGTACACCCGAGGCCTGCTCGCGGCATCCGACCTCGATGCCACCGACACCACCGGCCGCCTCTTCACGGTCGCGACCGCCGCCGACTACGTGCCCGGCCGATCGGTGACACGGGTGGCTGCCCGGCCGGTCGCGCCGGTCGCGCCGGTCGCGCTGACAACGCCGACCGCCCCAGGCGACCGCCCGAGCGAGGTCGGGATCTCGCCGCTTCCGTCGTCGACGCTCGTGCGCGCCGAGCAGCTCACGAAGCAGTACCGCCGCGACCGCACGTCGCTGCGCACGCCGGCGCCGACCGTCGACGCGCTTCGCGGGGTGTCGTTCGAGATCGAGGCGGGGCAGCGCTTCGGGATCGTCGGCGAGTCCGGATCGGGCAAGTCGACCCTGCTCCGCATCCTTTCGGGGCTCGACCAGCCGACGTCGGGAACCATCGACGTCGTCGGCCGGCGCCTGAACGGCGCGCGGCATGCCGACCTCGCCGAGCTCCGCAAGAACCTGCAGATCGTCTTCCAGGATCCGATGGCGTCGCTCGACCCGCGCATGCGCATCGGCGAGATCATCGCCGAGCCGCTCATGAACGCCGCGAACCTGCAGGGCGGAATCGCGGTCTCGCGCAAGGAGCGCGCCGCCCTCGTCGCCGAGATGGTGCACGCCGTCGGCTTGCCGACCGACTCGGTCGAGCGGTTCCCCCACCAGTTCTCGGGCGGGCAGCGCCAGCGCATCTCGATCGCCCGCGCACTCGTGTGCCGGCCCCGCATCCTCGTCGCCGACGAGCCCGTCAGCGCCCTCGACGTGTCGGTGCGAGCTCAGGTGCTGAACCTGCTCGCCGACCTCGTCGACGAGTACGAGCTCACCCTCGTCTTCGTCTCGCACGACCTCGGCGTCGTGCGTCACCTCTGCGACCGCGTCGCAGTCATGCAACGGGGCGAGATCGTCGAGCAGGGGGAGACCCGCGCGATCTACAAGAACCCGTCCCACCCGTACACGCGCAGTCTCATCGAGGCGACGCCGACCATCCGACACACGCAGGAGCAGGAATGA
- a CDS encoding FadR/GntR family transcriptional regulator, with translation MSQLARLDSVSRVEVLQFRLLLEGSATRLAARNRSEADLDLIRARHRELEASIQADGAKFFSEHVSRFHASIRRASGNQLIEICGNVIGGITAELMVRRLHTEADQLAIVQRSALDGARLVEAISARDAEGAAAIQVANIHRFYADDLDPAEVDALRPFIDAVVE, from the coding sequence ATGTCGCAGCTCGCCCGGCTCGACAGCGTCTCGCGGGTCGAGGTGCTCCAGTTCCGGCTGCTCCTCGAGGGCAGCGCGACCCGCCTCGCCGCGAGGAACCGGAGCGAGGCCGATCTCGACCTGATCAGGGCCCGGCACCGGGAGCTCGAGGCGAGCATCCAGGCGGACGGCGCGAAGTTCTTCAGCGAGCACGTCTCCCGATTCCATGCCTCGATCCGCCGCGCCTCCGGCAACCAGCTCATCGAGATCTGCGGCAATGTCATCGGCGGAATCACGGCGGAGCTCATGGTGAGGCGACTGCACACGGAAGCCGACCAGCTGGCGATCGTGCAGCGCAGCGCCCTCGACGGGGCGCGGCTGGTGGAGGCGATCAGCGCTCGCGACGCCGAAGGAGCCGCGGCGATTCAGGTGGCGAACATCCACCGCTTCTACGCCGACGACCTCGACCCGGCTGAGGTCGACGCCCTCCGCCCATTCATCGATGCGGTGGTTGAGTAG
- a CDS encoding amidase: MTESAAAATSTAATTASAARASLSGAALTTAYASGDLSPVEVAGAILDDIAERNPVINAFSDLDPEQVLADARASEARWVRGEPRGRLDGIPCTVKENLYRAGIPAFAGSGASVPVIPARNSPVVDRILEAGGVIIGSTTMPDWGMLSSGVSSVHGITRSPWDSTLTVGGSSSGAGAAAAAGFGTFHVGTDIGGSVRLPATWLGLATLKPSDGRIPIDNPYLGRAAGPIAQSVADVALGMSVLSRPDARDYTSLPPEDLDWDDLEVDVRGKRIAVHLEPGAGLRVDPEVRAAIERAAAAFSDAGAEIVELAPFINDRFLDELDLFWRVRFWRTYVDLSPEAKGRVLPFISTWVHGGADVSGRRALEAYDAIAEMRRVTVEATHPFDAVLSPVSPVAAFPAEWPMPWGDDDQRMSHIAFTAPYNMTGQPSSSVNCGFTADGRTIGLQITGRRFADLETLRFTAWYERTRPASAVPEFPTGG; the protein is encoded by the coding sequence ATGACCGAGTCCGCCGCAGCGGCAACCTCCACCGCCGCCACGACCGCCTCGGCCGCCCGAGCCTCGCTCTCCGGCGCGGCTCTCACCACTGCCTACGCTTCGGGCGACCTCTCGCCCGTGGAGGTCGCCGGCGCGATCCTCGACGACATCGCCGAGCGCAACCCGGTCATCAACGCGTTCAGCGATCTCGACCCCGAGCAGGTGCTCGCCGACGCGCGCGCGAGCGAAGCGCGCTGGGTGCGCGGCGAGCCGCGCGGCCGCCTCGACGGGATCCCCTGCACCGTCAAGGAGAACCTGTACCGTGCCGGCATCCCGGCCTTCGCGGGATCGGGTGCGAGCGTGCCCGTCATCCCCGCTCGGAACTCCCCGGTCGTCGACCGCATCCTCGAGGCGGGCGGCGTCATCATCGGCTCGACGACGATGCCCGACTGGGGGATGCTCTCCTCCGGAGTCTCGAGCGTGCACGGCATCACGCGCAGCCCGTGGGACTCCACTCTCACGGTCGGCGGATCGAGTTCGGGAGCCGGGGCCGCCGCCGCTGCGGGATTCGGCACCTTCCACGTCGGCACCGACATCGGCGGATCGGTGCGACTGCCCGCCACGTGGCTCGGCCTTGCGACCCTGAAGCCGAGCGACGGCCGAATCCCCATCGACAACCCGTACCTCGGGCGAGCGGCGGGCCCGATCGCGCAGTCGGTCGCCGACGTCGCGCTCGGCATGTCGGTGCTCTCGCGTCCCGATGCGCGCGACTACACGTCGCTGCCGCCCGAGGACCTCGACTGGGACGACCTCGAGGTCGACGTGCGCGGCAAGCGCATCGCCGTGCACCTGGAGCCTGGCGCCGGCTTGCGCGTCGACCCCGAGGTGCGAGCCGCGATCGAACGCGCCGCTGCCGCGTTCTCCGACGCGGGCGCCGAGATCGTCGAGCTCGCGCCGTTCATCAACGACCGATTCCTCGACGAGCTCGACCTGTTCTGGCGCGTGCGCTTCTGGCGCACCTATGTCGACCTGAGCCCCGAGGCCAAGGGCCGGGTGCTCCCATTCATCTCGACCTGGGTGCACGGCGGTGCGGATGTCTCGGGCCGCCGCGCACTCGAGGCCTACGACGCGATCGCCGAGATGCGCCGGGTCACGGTGGAGGCGACGCATCCGTTCGACGCCGTGCTCTCGCCGGTCTCCCCGGTCGCCGCGTTCCCGGCGGAATGGCCCATGCCGTGGGGAGACGACGATCAGCGGATGTCGCACATCGCCTTCACCGCGCCCTACAACATGACGGGACAGCCCTCGTCGAGCGTCAACTGCGGCTTCACCGCCGATGGACGCACGATCGGACTGCAGATCACGGGCCGGCGCTTCGCCGACCTCGAGACGCTGCGGTTCACGGCCTGGTACGAGCGCACGCGGCCGGCGTCGGCGGTGCCGGAGTTCCCGACGGGCGGGTAG
- a CDS encoding FadR/GntR family transcriptional regulator: MPSATEPMGPMPRHGASVADDVARHLKRLIVTGAFPNGGRLPAERALAAELGVSRAALREALQQLQSAGLVHSQQGSGTRVTHDPSSSARLVAHLSQEERDFAESAELRAVVEPQIARLAANRATPNTVAEMRRILDASATELDVEASMSLDIAFHLAVAETAGNRLLSSLSGLTASWTISERAYSHLQPRGRDVSRRGHARILAAIESGDADAAERAMAVHLEEIGLVIAEARASVLDDSVVE, from the coding sequence ATGCCCTCAGCCACTGAACCGATGGGGCCCATGCCGAGGCATGGTGCGTCGGTCGCCGACGACGTGGCTCGGCACCTGAAGCGGCTCATCGTCACCGGCGCATTCCCGAACGGCGGACGCCTGCCGGCCGAGCGCGCGCTCGCGGCAGAGCTCGGCGTCTCGCGAGCGGCACTGCGCGAGGCGCTGCAACAGCTCCAGAGCGCCGGACTCGTGCACAGCCAGCAGGGCAGCGGAACGAGGGTCACGCACGATCCGTCGTCATCGGCCCGGCTCGTGGCCCACCTCTCGCAGGAGGAGCGCGACTTCGCGGAGTCGGCCGAGCTCCGCGCGGTCGTCGAGCCGCAGATCGCGCGCCTCGCCGCGAATCGCGCCACCCCGAACACCGTCGCCGAGATGCGGAGGATCCTCGACGCCTCCGCGACCGAACTCGACGTCGAGGCATCCATGTCGCTCGACATCGCGTTCCACCTCGCCGTCGCCGAGACCGCCGGCAACCGTCTGCTCTCCTCGCTCAGCGGGCTCACCGCGAGCTGGACGATCAGCGAACGCGCGTATTCGCATCTGCAACCGCGCGGCCGGGATGTCTCCCGCCGGGGTCACGCCCGGATCCTCGCGGCGATCGAGTCCGGCGACGCCGACGCGGCCGAACGCGCGATGGCCGTGCACCTCGAGGAGATCGGACTCGTGATCGCGGAGGCGCGCGCCTCGGTCCTCGACGACTCGGTGGTTGAGTAG
- a CDS encoding ABC transporter substrate-binding protein produces MSPTTRTLAATAAVGGLLALTACTAGATASSPSGEAHDASVTIGLTGEPVNFDLTTTAGSAIPQVLMNNVYEGLVALDQDGELQPKLAESWTVSDDGTTYDFVLQEGVTFANGEEFTADDVKFSLERIATDWAINQPKMALLDHVEVVSPTEARVVLQKPSNIWLYDMAGTVGLMFDASGIGDLANTPVGTGPYTVTERVTGDHISLAAREDYWGEEPAITDVELRYFADVVASTNALRAGDVDMLYNMQAPDLIPQFEADDELQVIQGSSNGEILLSMNNKVAPFDDVRVRQAIAYALDRQAIMDAAWAGYGESIGAMVPPTDPYYEDLNDLYPYDPEKAEELLAEAGVENLSITFDVPTRPYATAVSEVVVSQLAEVGITATIASDEFPAVWLDKVFTKHDYQMSVILAVEARDLLTTFNNPGYYIGYDNSEIAPIVAAADAGSEEEWVEGMKEVAEITATDVASLPLFLFPNIVVADAQLGGIAGNAVTESLVLSGLHWN; encoded by the coding sequence GTGTCCCCCACCACTCGAACTCTCGCCGCCACGGCCGCCGTGGGCGGCCTCCTCGCCCTCACGGCCTGCACCGCCGGTGCGACCGCCTCATCTCCGAGCGGCGAAGCCCACGACGCATCCGTCACCATCGGACTCACGGGCGAGCCCGTGAACTTCGACCTGACGACCACCGCGGGATCGGCGATCCCGCAAGTGCTCATGAACAACGTCTACGAGGGCCTCGTCGCGCTCGACCAAGACGGAGAGCTCCAGCCGAAGCTCGCCGAGTCCTGGACCGTGAGCGACGACGGCACGACCTACGATTTCGTGCTCCAGGAGGGTGTGACCTTCGCGAACGGCGAGGAGTTCACCGCCGACGACGTGAAGTTCTCGCTCGAGCGCATCGCGACCGACTGGGCGATCAATCAGCCCAAGATGGCCCTGCTCGACCACGTCGAGGTCGTCTCGCCCACCGAGGCGAGGGTCGTGCTGCAGAAGCCGAGCAACATCTGGCTCTACGACATGGCCGGAACCGTGGGCCTCATGTTCGACGCGAGCGGCATCGGCGATCTCGCGAACACGCCCGTCGGCACCGGGCCGTACACCGTCACGGAGCGCGTCACGGGCGACCACATCAGCCTCGCCGCTCGCGAGGACTACTGGGGCGAGGAGCCTGCGATCACCGACGTCGAACTGCGCTACTTCGCCGATGTCGTCGCGAGCACCAACGCACTGCGCGCCGGTGACGTCGACATGCTCTACAACATGCAGGCGCCCGACCTGATCCCGCAGTTCGAGGCCGACGACGAGCTTCAGGTGATCCAGGGCTCTTCGAACGGCGAGATCCTGCTCTCCATGAACAACAAGGTCGCGCCCTTCGACGACGTGCGCGTGCGCCAGGCGATCGCCTACGCCCTCGACCGTCAGGCGATCATGGATGCCGCGTGGGCCGGTTACGGCGAGAGCATCGGCGCCATGGTGCCGCCGACCGACCCGTACTACGAGGACCTGAACGACCTCTACCCCTACGACCCCGAGAAGGCCGAGGAACTGCTCGCGGAGGCCGGCGTCGAGAATCTCTCGATCACCTTCGACGTGCCGACGCGCCCGTACGCCACGGCGGTCTCCGAGGTCGTCGTGTCGCAGCTCGCCGAGGTGGGCATCACCGCGACGATCGCGAGCGACGAGTTCCCGGCCGTGTGGCTCGACAAGGTGTTCACGAAGCACGACTACCAGATGTCGGTCATCCTGGCCGTCGAAGCCCGCGACCTCCTCACGACCTTCAACAACCCCGGCTACTACATCGGCTACGACAACAGCGAGATCGCCCCGATCGTCGCCGCCGCCGACGCAGGTTCGGAAGAGGAGTGGGTCGAGGGAATGAAGGAGGTCGCCGAGATCACGGCAACGGATGTCGCGTCGCTGCCGTTGTTCCTGTTCCCGAACATCGTGGTCGCCGACGCACAACTCGGCGGGATCGCGGGGAACGCCGTGACCGAGTCGCTCGTGCTCTCGGGCCTCCACTGGAACTGA
- a CDS encoding cation:dicarboxylate symporter family transporter: protein MAKTSDGLFEETPEHDIRVKQPIYKSLFFQIIVAIVLGVSIGWLFPDLGAQLKPLGDAFIRIIKMIIAPLIFLVIVTGIAHVGDVRSVGRVGVKALTYFLIASTFALVFGMIVANIVRPGAGLDIDPASLDTSALEAKTAGGELPTASEFLLNVIPESVMGAFASNILLQVLFFSVFVGAAIVVIGKDKVKPVVDLLDSGMTIIFKIMGWIMRVAPIGAFGAMAFIIGQYGIATLGTYAVLIAACYGAAIIFIGLLFLVAWGFARVPLWQFIKYSRSEFALALGTASSEAVLPRIMAKLTAAGCPRSITGLVVPTGYSFNLDGAAIYLSIALLFLAQAFGVDLSLGEQLGALGILLLTSKGMAGVPGSSFLALSATATALGLFPVAGVALLLGADRIMDSMRVSVNLLGNCVAAFVVSRWEKQLDYDQMWAAFSAENVDAVQLETAKA from the coding sequence ATGGCGAAGACCTCTGACGGGCTGTTCGAAGAGACACCCGAGCACGACATCCGTGTGAAGCAACCGATCTACAAGTCCCTGTTCTTCCAGATCATCGTGGCGATCGTGCTCGGTGTGAGCATCGGATGGCTCTTCCCCGACCTCGGCGCGCAGCTGAAGCCACTGGGCGACGCCTTCATCCGGATCATCAAGATGATCATCGCGCCGCTCATCTTCCTCGTCATCGTCACGGGCATCGCGCACGTCGGCGATGTGAGGTCGGTCGGCAGGGTCGGCGTGAAGGCACTCACGTACTTCCTGATCGCCTCGACGTTCGCGCTCGTCTTCGGCATGATCGTCGCGAACATCGTCAGGCCCGGTGCCGGACTCGACATCGACCCCGCGTCGCTCGACACGTCCGCCCTCGAGGCGAAGACGGCCGGCGGCGAGCTGCCGACCGCGTCGGAGTTCCTGCTCAACGTGATTCCCGAGAGCGTGATGGGCGCGTTCGCGAGCAACATCCTGCTCCAGGTGCTGTTCTTCTCGGTGTTCGTCGGCGCCGCGATCGTCGTGATCGGCAAGGACAAGGTGAAGCCCGTCGTCGACCTGCTCGACTCGGGAATGACGATCATCTTCAAGATCATGGGCTGGATCATGAGGGTCGCGCCGATCGGTGCGTTCGGTGCGATGGCGTTCATCATCGGCCAGTACGGCATCGCGACGCTCGGCACCTATGCCGTGCTGATTGCTGCCTGCTACGGCGCCGCGATCATCTTCATCGGCCTGCTCTTCCTCGTCGCCTGGGGATTCGCTCGGGTGCCGCTCTGGCAGTTCATCAAGTACTCGCGCTCGGAGTTCGCGCTCGCGCTCGGCACCGCCTCGAGCGAGGCGGTGCTGCCCCGCATCATGGCCAAGCTCACCGCAGCCGGTTGCCCGCGTTCGATCACGGGCCTCGTCGTGCCGACCGGGTACTCGTTCAACCTCGACGGCGCCGCCATCTACCTGTCGATCGCCCTCCTCTTCCTCGCGCAGGCGTTCGGGGTCGACCTCTCGCTCGGCGAGCAGCTCGGCGCCCTCGGCATCCTGCTGCTCACCTCGAAGGGCATGGCGGGCGTTCCCGGGTCGTCGTTCCTGGCACTCTCGGCGACGGCCACGGCGCTCGGCCTCTTCCCCGTCGCCGGCGTCGCCCTGCTCCTCGGAGCGGACCGCATCATGGACTCGATGCGCGTCTCGGTGAACCTGCTCGGCAACTGCGTCGCCGCCTTCGTCGTGTCGCGCTGGGAGAAGCAGCTCGACTACGACCAGATGTGGGCGGCGTTCTCGGCTGAGAACGTCGACGCCGTCCAGCTCGAGACCGCGAAGGCGTAA
- the ykgO gene encoding type B 50S ribosomal protein L36, producing MKVRNSLKALKKIPGAQIVRRRGRTFVINKQNPRMKARQG from the coding sequence ATGAAAGTTCGCAACTCGCTCAAGGCACTGAAGAAGATCCCGGGGGCGCAGATCGTGCGCCGTCGAGGCCGCACGTTCGTGATCAACAAGCAGAACCCGCGCATGAAGGCCCGCCAGGGCTAG
- a CDS encoding GTP-binding protein — protein sequence MRQDPPNGRTGPVLDVTLVSGLRRADRSRFAALTSGAAAAQQVEPSSTGHEEFHLELADRLLELAARGRAGSVVVDLDPRVDCLEAGLVLRHIFAAEASDGIPVQLRELVTIARVADIRRWLFREGPDHTRRGEYDTSERLAAQLESASTIVLADLTDAPSVAAREVIALLNRLNPSARILPPSEAEHPAASSVPANDRLDALGRDMGWMLELEGRAGLPTTISGIGAFVFRDPRPFHPTRLGHVVEHFLDPEDAGLIVRSRGLVRLASRPGRVGSWSSAGRVLSLDPTAMLSWDVDSPQGQELVFFGRELQPEYLANVLSAALLADDELLAGPMEWAGYRDPFPAWGLEHDH from the coding sequence ATGCGGCAGGATCCACCGAACGGGCGCACCGGGCCGGTGCTCGACGTCACCCTCGTCAGCGGCTTGCGCCGAGCCGACCGGAGCCGCTTCGCGGCATTGACCAGCGGCGCAGCGGCCGCGCAGCAGGTGGAACCGTCTTCGACCGGCCACGAGGAGTTCCACCTCGAGCTCGCCGATCGTCTCCTCGAGCTCGCGGCACGCGGCCGCGCGGGCAGCGTCGTCGTCGACCTCGACCCACGCGTTGACTGCCTCGAGGCCGGCCTCGTGCTCCGCCACATCTTCGCGGCAGAGGCATCCGATGGCATCCCGGTGCAGTTGCGCGAACTCGTGACGATCGCCCGCGTCGCCGACATCCGCCGATGGCTCTTCCGTGAAGGACCTGACCACACGCGGCGCGGCGAATACGACACGAGCGAACGACTGGCGGCGCAGCTGGAGTCGGCGAGCACGATCGTATTGGCCGACCTGACGGATGCCCCGTCGGTCGCCGCCCGTGAGGTCATCGCGCTCCTGAATCGCCTCAACCCGAGCGCGAGGATCCTCCCTCCGAGCGAAGCGGAGCATCCCGCAGCGAGCTCGGTGCCGGCGAATGACCGGCTCGATGCACTCGGCCGGGACATGGGATGGATGCTCGAGCTCGAGGGGCGCGCGGGCCTGCCGACGACCATCTCGGGGATCGGTGCATTCGTGTTCCGAGACCCGCGCCCGTTTCATCCGACACGGCTCGGACACGTCGTCGAGCACTTCCTCGATCCCGAAGACGCCGGCCTCATCGTGCGAAGTCGGGGCCTCGTGCGCCTCGCCTCACGGCCGGGCAGGGTCGGCTCCTGGTCGTCGGCGGGGCGAGTGCTCTCGCTCGACCCGACCGCGATGCTCAGCTGGGACGTCGACTCGCCGCAAGGACAGGAGCTCGTGTTCTTCGGCCGGGAGCTGCAGCCCGAGTATCTCGCCAACGTACTCAGTGCGGCGCTGCTCGCAGACGACGAGCTGCTCGCCGGTCCGATGGAGTGGGCCGGGTATCGCGATCCGTTCCCGGCTTGGGGGCTCGAGCACGATCACTGA
- a CDS encoding ABC transporter permease: MSIVTTPSGEASASATAAADPAADTTRDHGTEPVGSSRRRRRGPNAQLVVGGGLIALIALAALVSLVWTPYDPTHAVAVDRLQSPSLAHLMGTDRYGRDVLSGIMAGAQITLLVGTVSVLIGSAIGVPFGILAGMRPKRLGVLIMGGSNVVMAFPGLLLAIVFGAVFGGGTLSAMIALGIGSAPAFARVARSGTLQVMSMDYIFAARAANRSGLAIALRHVVPNIGGMVIVQCSVNFAIAVLAEAGLSFLGLGTLPPTPSWGRMLLDAQQFLATSAYLAVFPGVAIALAVLGFNLLGDGLRDRFDPKMRNR; this comes from the coding sequence ATGAGCATCGTCACCACCCCGTCGGGGGAGGCATCCGCTTCCGCCACCGCCGCTGCCGATCCCGCGGCTGACACGACGAGGGATCACGGCACCGAACCCGTCGGCAGCTCGCGCCGACGTCGCCGCGGCCCGAATGCGCAGCTCGTCGTGGGCGGCGGTCTCATCGCCCTCATCGCGCTGGCGGCGCTCGTCTCCCTCGTCTGGACGCCGTACGACCCGACCCACGCGGTGGCGGTCGACCGCCTCCAGTCGCCGAGCCTCGCTCACCTCATGGGCACCGACCGCTACGGGCGCGACGTGCTGTCGGGGATCATGGCGGGCGCCCAGATCACCCTCCTCGTCGGCACCGTGTCGGTGCTCATCGGTTCGGCGATCGGCGTTCCGTTCGGAATCCTCGCCGGCATGCGGCCGAAACGGCTCGGCGTGCTCATCATGGGCGGCAGCAACGTGGTGATGGCCTTCCCGGGCCTCCTGCTCGCGATCGTGTTCGGCGCCGTGTTCGGCGGCGGCACGCTGAGCGCCATGATCGCGCTGGGCATCGGCTCGGCGCCCGCCTTCGCGCGCGTCGCCCGCTCGGGAACGCTCCAGGTGATGTCGATGGACTACATCTTCGCCGCACGGGCGGCCAACCGCTCGGGCCTTGCGATCGCCCTGCGCCACGTGGTGCCGAACATCGGCGGCATGGTCATCGTGCAGTGCTCGGTGAACTTCGCGATCGCCGTGCTCGCCGAGGCCGGCCTCTCCTTCCTCGGCCTCGGCACGCTGCCGCCGACCCCGTCGTGGGGCCGGATGCTGCTCGACGCGCAGCAGTTCCTCGCCACCAGCGCGTACCTCGCCGTCTTCCCCGGCGTTGCCATCGCCCTCGCGGTGCTCGGGTTCAACCTCCTCGGCGACGGGCTCCGTGACCGCTTCGACCCCAAGATGAGGAACCGATGA
- a CDS encoding ABC transporter permease: MAVRLLKLLGSFIATVLVSTVVVFLLLRVLPGDPATVALGIEATPDQLAAWREQHGMNTPLVVQYFEWLGGLLRGDFGVSYVTGQNISPVITDRLQVTLILVGLAMVIAIAVAVPLGTIAAIRHQRLSGAVISAVSQFGVAVPSFLVGMLLIVFFAIELDWLPSGGWVPPSEPAEFLQHVTLPVIALGTVQASILTRYVRSAVLEIQREDFLRTARSKGLTANLALVRHGLRNAGIPVLTVVGLQMAGLLVGAVVVERVFTIPGLGSYLVDSVGNRDLLAVQAVVVVLVIAIVLINFLVDLAFTLLDPRLRRAA; this comes from the coding sequence GTGGCCGTTCGATTGCTGAAGCTCCTTGGGAGCTTCATCGCCACGGTGCTCGTCTCCACCGTCGTGGTCTTCCTGCTCCTGCGCGTCCTGCCCGGAGACCCGGCCACGGTCGCCCTGGGGATCGAGGCGACGCCTGATCAGCTCGCCGCCTGGCGCGAACAGCACGGCATGAACACGCCGCTCGTCGTGCAGTACTTCGAATGGCTCGGCGGGCTCCTCCGCGGCGACTTCGGGGTGTCGTACGTGACCGGGCAGAACATCAGCCCGGTGATCACCGACCGGCTGCAGGTCACGCTCATCCTCGTCGGGCTCGCCATGGTGATCGCGATCGCGGTCGCCGTGCCGCTCGGCACGATCGCCGCCATCCGCCACCAGCGGCTGTCGGGAGCGGTCATCTCGGCCGTCTCGCAGTTCGGCGTGGCCGTTCCCAGCTTCCTCGTCGGCATGCTCCTCATCGTGTTCTTCGCGATCGAGCTGGACTGGCTGCCGTCGGGCGGCTGGGTGCCGCCGTCAGAGCCCGCCGAGTTCCTCCAGCACGTGACGCTTCCCGTCATCGCGCTGGGCACGGTGCAGGCGTCGATCCTCACGCGCTACGTGCGCTCGGCCGTGCTCGAGATCCAGCGTGAGGACTTCCTGCGCACCGCGCGCTCGAAAGGGCTCACCGCGAACCTCGCGCTCGTGCGCCACGGACTGCGGAACGCAGGCATCCCGGTGCTGACCGTCGTCGGCCTGCAGATGGCGGGACTCCTCGTGGGCGCGGTCGTCGTCGAACGGGTGTTCACGATTCCCGGACTCGGCAGCTACCTCGTCGACTCCGTCGGAAACCGCGACCTGCTCGCGGTGCAAGCGGTCGTCGTGGTGCTCGTCATCGCGATCGTGCTGATCAACTTCCTCGTCGACCTCGCCTTCACCCTGCTCGACCCGAGACTCCGGAGGGCCGCATGA